In one window of Duganella dendranthematis DNA:
- the fumC gene encoding class II fumarate hydratase — protein sequence MNAITKLKDLPIGLAASGSRQEFDSMGTVDVPADKYYGAQTARSLQHFSIGDDRMPKAVYHAYGIVKKACALVNQAAGRLPAWKAQAILRAADEAIAGQLDEHFPLYVWQTGSGTQSNMNVNEVLSNRAIQLLGGTLGSQQPVGPNDDVNMGQSSNDTFPTAMHIAALDLLDRRLLPELAQLAEVIEDKAAEWMEVVKIGRTHLEDATPLTVGQEWSGYAAQLRAALVNIENSRAGLYELAVGGTAVGTGINAPPGFSVQVAQRIAELTGKPFITAPNKFMAQGSLDAMVRAHAALRGLAVALMKIANDMRWLASGPRCGLGELKLPQNEPGSSIMPGKVNPTQCEAMVMIAIQVLGDDSAVALAGSQGNFELNAMRPIIINAFLHSATILADGCAKFRTYSVEGTQLNRTKIASYLDNSLMLVTALSPVIGYQHAAHIAEQADASGSTLREAALASGYVDAATFDRVVDARAMIGHGVAGA from the coding sequence ATGAACGCGATCACTAAACTGAAGGACTTGCCGATCGGGCTGGCCGCCAGCGGCAGCCGTCAGGAATTTGATTCCATGGGCACGGTCGACGTACCGGCCGACAAATACTACGGCGCGCAGACGGCGCGCTCGCTGCAGCACTTCTCCATCGGCGACGACCGCATGCCGAAGGCGGTGTATCACGCCTACGGCATCGTCAAGAAAGCCTGCGCGCTGGTCAACCAGGCCGCCGGTCGCTTGCCGGCGTGGAAGGCGCAAGCCATCCTGCGCGCCGCCGACGAAGCCATCGCCGGCCAGCTGGATGAGCATTTTCCGCTGTATGTGTGGCAAACCGGCTCCGGCACCCAGTCCAACATGAACGTCAACGAAGTGCTGTCGAACCGCGCCATCCAGCTGCTCGGCGGCACGCTGGGCAGCCAGCAGCCGGTCGGCCCCAACGACGACGTCAACATGGGGCAAAGCTCGAACGACACCTTCCCCACCGCGATGCACATCGCCGCACTGGACCTGCTGGATCGGCGCCTGCTGCCCGAACTGGCGCAACTGGCCGAGGTCATCGAGGACAAGGCGGCCGAGTGGATGGAGGTGGTCAAGATTGGCCGCACCCACCTGGAAGACGCGACGCCGCTGACGGTCGGTCAGGAATGGTCCGGCTACGCCGCCCAGCTGCGCGCCGCCCTGGTCAACATCGAGAACAGCCGCGCCGGCCTGTACGAGCTGGCGGTGGGCGGCACGGCGGTCGGCACCGGCATCAATGCGCCGCCAGGCTTTTCGGTGCAGGTGGCGCAGCGGATCGCCGAACTGACCGGCAAGCCGTTCATCACCGCCCCCAACAAATTCATGGCGCAGGGCTCGCTGGACGCCATGGTGCGCGCGCATGCGGCCTTGCGCGGACTGGCGGTGGCGCTGATGAAAATCGCCAACGACATGCGCTGGCTGGCGTCCGGCCCGCGCTGCGGCCTGGGCGAGCTGAAATTGCCGCAAAACGAGCCCGGCTCGTCCATCATGCCGGGCAAGGTCAATCCTACGCAGTGCGAGGCCATGGTGATGATCGCGATTCAGGTGCTCGGCGACGACAGCGCGGTGGCGCTTGCCGGCTCGCAGGGCAACTTTGAGCTGAACGCCATGCGGCCGATCATCATCAATGCCTTCCTGCATTCGGCGACCATCCTGGCCGACGGCTGCGCGAAATTCCGTACCTATTCGGTCGAAGGCACGCAGCTGAACCGTACCAAGATCGCCAGCTACCTCGACAACAGCCTGATGCTGGTGACGGCGCTATCGCCGGTAATCGGCTACCAGCACGCCGCGCATATCGCCGAGCAGGCCGACGCCAGCGGTTCGACGTTGCGGGAAGCGGCGCTGGCGTCCGGCTACGTCGACGCCGCCACCTTCGACCGCGTGGTCGACGCGCGCGCCATGATCGGCCACGGAGTCGCCGGCGCCTGA
- a CDS encoding protealysin inhibitor emfourin, giving the protein MRLTLKCTGGFAGPAGAQTRTVDLAKLPPDQSSQLEQLLHASDFFTLPPKLVKEAPKSWDFQYDLEVDDGGKAHCVRYHLDQASPALKTLTEKLNDEVDPD; this is encoded by the coding sequence ATGCGTTTGACTCTGAAATGTACCGGCGGCTTCGCCGGACCGGCCGGCGCGCAAACCCGCACCGTCGATCTGGCCAAGCTGCCGCCGGACCAGTCCAGCCAGCTGGAGCAGCTGCTGCATGCCAGCGACTTCTTCACGCTGCCGCCCAAACTGGTGAAGGAAGCGCCGAAGTCGTGGGACTTTCAATACGATCTGGAAGTGGATGACGGCGGCAAGGCGCACTGCGTGCGCTACCACCTCGACCAGGCCTCGCCTGCGCTGAAAACGCTGACGGAAAAACTCAACGACGAGGTCGACCCGGATTAG
- a CDS encoding EAL and HDOD domain-containing protein, with amino-acid sequence MTALIATPVLLHLLADRKGSPAALLLDAGGVPARASEPPVKLLEELANGGMHCFYRAGIDQAPHQALAQAGWQALAADKVVRADDVLPKELPPGVNWIEGDWFLAPPPKAVGTQAASRALALQLVQLVSADADTHEIEALLRQDPTLSYHLLRLVNSLGMGTGRRVTSFSQAILILGRAQLRRWLNLMLFSSREGDPRSAMLLARVAVRARMMELLSKACGEDKPHQEQAFMVGMFSLLGVLFGLPLEEVMKPLTISDAVQQALLAHEGELGQLLCVVESAEREDHDALDGCLAALPLDAGTYNRIVIDAFLWMQDVTAGKAGSGHA; translated from the coding sequence ATGACCGCACTAATCGCCACGCCTGTATTGCTGCATTTGTTGGCTGACCGTAAAGGCAGTCCGGCAGCCTTGCTGCTGGACGCCGGCGGCGTGCCGGCACGCGCGTCGGAACCGCCGGTGAAACTACTTGAAGAACTCGCCAACGGCGGCATGCATTGCTTCTACCGCGCCGGCATCGACCAGGCGCCGCATCAGGCGCTGGCGCAAGCCGGATGGCAAGCGCTGGCGGCCGACAAGGTGGTGCGGGCCGATGACGTGCTGCCGAAGGAACTGCCGCCCGGCGTCAACTGGATCGAAGGCGACTGGTTCCTGGCGCCGCCACCGAAGGCGGTCGGCACGCAGGCTGCCTCGCGCGCACTGGCGCTGCAACTGGTGCAACTGGTGTCGGCCGATGCCGATACCCACGAAATCGAGGCGCTACTGCGGCAAGACCCGACGCTGTCGTATCACCTACTGCGGCTGGTCAATTCGCTCGGCATGGGCACCGGCCGCCGCGTCACCAGTTTTTCGCAAGCCATCCTGATCCTCGGCCGCGCGCAACTGCGGCGCTGGCTGAACCTGATGCTGTTCTCGTCGCGCGAAGGCGATCCACGCTCGGCCATGCTGCTGGCGCGGGTGGCGGTGCGGGCGCGCATGATGGAACTGCTGTCTAAGGCCTGCGGCGAAGACAAGCCGCACCAGGAGCAGGCCTTCATGGTGGGCATGTTCTCGCTGCTGGGCGTGCTGTTCGGCCTGCCGCTGGAAGAAGTGATGAAACCGCTGACCATCAGCGACGCCGTGCAGCAGGCGCTGCTGGCGCACGAGGGCGAACTGGGTCAGCTGCTGTGCGTGGTGGAGTCCGCCGAGCGCGAAGACCACGACGCGCTCGATGGCTGCCTGGCGGCGCTGCCGCTGGATGCCGGCACCTACAACCGCATCGTCATCGACGCCTTCCTGTGGATGCAGGACGTCACGGCAGGCAAAGCGGGTAGCGGCCATGCATGA
- a CDS encoding M4 family metallopeptidase, with the protein MAAHPLGCTCFIIPSNMLRKLAEQTHDQHERHCLLDTAELSAHLRGQRSVAPMTMGITTAATGEKRRTVYDAQNKSKLPGKLVRGEDSKASADKAVNQAYDGAGATYDFYREILQRNSIDNKGLRIDSTVHYQNKFNNAFWNGQQMVYGDGDGKLFMGFTGAVDVIAHELTHGVTQYAVPGGLVYEGQSGALNESISDVFGSVVKQWTLKQSAEQADWLIGAGIMAPSVGKALRSMADPGNQALTWSGDDQPKTMAGYVENGDVHTNSGIPNHAFYAAAIALKGNAWEKAAPIWYKSLSLLTPNATFADMAKATTQAGALLYGADSAEQHAIQAAWKVVGVS; encoded by the coding sequence ATGGCTGCGCACCCGCTTGGCTGTACCTGCTTCATCATTCCGTCCAACATGCTGCGCAAGCTGGCCGAGCAAACCCACGACCAGCACGAGCGCCACTGCCTGCTGGACACGGCCGAGTTGTCCGCCCATCTGCGCGGCCAGCGCTCCGTCGCGCCGATGACGATGGGCATTACCACCGCCGCCACCGGCGAGAAGCGCCGTACGGTCTACGATGCCCAGAACAAGTCCAAACTGCCCGGCAAGCTGGTGCGCGGGGAGGACAGCAAAGCGTCCGCCGACAAGGCGGTCAACCAGGCCTACGACGGCGCCGGCGCCACCTACGATTTCTACCGTGAAATCCTGCAGCGCAATTCCATCGACAACAAAGGCTTGCGCATCGATTCCACCGTTCATTACCAGAACAAATTCAATAATGCCTTCTGGAACGGCCAGCAGATGGTGTACGGCGACGGCGACGGCAAGCTGTTCATGGGCTTCACCGGCGCGGTCGACGTCATCGCCCACGAACTGACCCATGGCGTCACGCAGTACGCGGTGCCGGGCGGGCTGGTGTATGAGGGCCAGAGCGGCGCGCTCAACGAATCGATTTCCGATGTATTCGGCAGCGTGGTCAAACAATGGACGCTGAAGCAAAGCGCCGAGCAGGCCGACTGGCTGATCGGCGCCGGCATCATGGCGCCGTCGGTCGGCAAGGCGCTGCGCTCGATGGCCGATCCCGGCAACCAGGCGCTCACCTGGTCGGGCGACGACCAGCCGAAAACCATGGCAGGATATGTGGAAAACGGCGACGTCCACACCAACTCCGGCATTCCCAACCATGCGTTTTACGCGGCTGCGATCGCGCTCAAGGGCAATGCCTGGGAAAAGGCCGCGCCGATCTGGTACAAGTCGCTGTCGCTGCTGACGCCCAACGCCACGTTTGCCGACATGGCCAAGGCCACCACGCAAGCTGGCGCGCTGCTGTACGGCGCCGATTCGGCCGAGCAGCACGCGATACAGGCGGCATGGAAAGTGGTTGGCGTCAGTTAA
- a CDS encoding glutaredoxin, translated as MTRPLLDQARIHPAALAQISSYHTELIAEVEAAIAANKVVVVGMGLNPFPAKARKILDGQGTPYKYLSYGNYFSQWRPRLALKLWSGWSTFPLIFVNGTLIGGATDLQKLIASGEFARLLG; from the coding sequence ATGACCCGACCGCTCCTGGATCAAGCACGCATCCACCCCGCCGCACTGGCGCAGATCAGCAGCTATCACACCGAGCTGATCGCCGAGGTGGAGGCCGCCATCGCCGCCAACAAGGTGGTGGTGGTCGGCATGGGACTGAATCCTTTCCCAGCCAAGGCACGCAAGATCCTGGACGGTCAGGGCACGCCGTACAAGTACCTGAGTTACGGCAATTATTTCTCGCAATGGCGACCGCGCCTGGCGCTCAAGCTGTGGAGCGGCTGGTCGACCTTCCCGCTGATCTTCGTCAACGGCACGCTGATCGGCGGCGCTACCGACCTGCAAAAGCTGATCGCCAGCGGCGAGTTCGCGCGCCTGCTGGGCTAA
- a CDS encoding AraC family ligand binding domain-containing protein encodes MIRCIRIWTGPGGDSLFEEGQIALLQGERGDMLSPLLKAASISFRETVAGGQFAPHHAPSLQLVLTLSGTLEFTTASGATFIIHPGDVLLADDLSGSGHSWRLIDEQPWRRAYIIVGPEVDTLFTPRSKA; translated from the coding sequence ATGATACGTTGCATACGCATATGGACCGGCCCCGGCGGTGATTCGCTGTTTGAAGAGGGACAGATTGCCCTGCTCCAGGGTGAGCGCGGCGACATGCTGAGCCCGCTACTCAAGGCCGCCAGCATCTCGTTCCGCGAAACCGTGGCCGGCGGCCAGTTCGCCCCGCACCACGCGCCATCGCTGCAACTCGTGCTGACCCTCAGCGGCACGCTGGAATTCACCACCGCCAGCGGCGCCACTTTCATCATCCACCCCGGCGACGTGCTGCTGGCCGACGATCTCAGCGGCAGCGGCCACAGCTGGCGCCTGATTGACGAGCAGCCGTGGCGCCGCGCCTACATCATCGTCGGCCCGGAAGTAGACACCCTCTTCACCCCAAGGAGCAAAGCATGA
- a CDS encoding BPSL1445 family SYLF domain-containing lipoprotein: protein MQKRTFLMRATAAVAFAGLALGGCTTTTGAAKPSSAAVKTEIEQGSYNTLERLYKEVKGSRELVHKANGVLVFPNVVAAGLVVGGEYGKGVLRTGGQVADYYSVASVSVGFQAGAQSKAVVLLFMSREALDKFRNGKGWTAGVDGSVALIKVGANGEVDTATANNPIQAFVLTNGGLMANLNLEGTKISKLDL from the coding sequence ATGCAAAAACGTACTTTCCTGATGCGCGCTACCGCCGCTGTCGCTTTCGCTGGTCTGGCGCTGGGTGGCTGCACCACCACCACCGGCGCCGCCAAGCCAAGCTCGGCCGCCGTGAAGACGGAAATCGAACAGGGTTCCTACAACACGCTGGAGCGCCTGTACAAAGAAGTAAAAGGTTCGCGCGAGCTGGTCCACAAGGCCAACGGCGTACTGGTGTTCCCGAATGTGGTGGCGGCAGGCCTGGTGGTCGGCGGCGAATACGGCAAGGGCGTGCTGCGCACCGGCGGCCAGGTGGCGGACTATTACAGCGTCGCTTCGGTATCGGTCGGCTTCCAGGCCGGCGCGCAATCGAAGGCCGTGGTGCTGCTGTTCATGAGCCGCGAAGCGCTGGATAAATTCCGCAACGGCAAAGGCTGGACCGCTGGTGTTGACGGCTCGGTGGCGCTGATCAAAGTGGGCGCCAATGGCGAGGTCGACACGGCCACCGCCAACAATCCGATCCAGGCCTTCGTGCTGACCAACGGCGGCCTGATGGCGAACCTGAATCTCGAAGGCACCAAAATTTCCAAACTCGACTTATAA
- a CDS encoding putative bifunctional diguanylate cyclase/phosphodiesterase yields MHDAIQRCLALSRQARNEQGDALAQTLTALDAALHQAQAAIKPADLPPQDATLALDLTGYVTAWSIGAQQMFGYTADEVTGQHVLFLYAEDDDDGNIAELFFDHDPGASAARTEVRRRKKNGEIIWVHLDIELRPDDGGMLVTLSQANQTLSDLDKVNLHARIIEDSEQGVLITDAHERIVSINSSFTRITGYTPAESIGKTPDLLRSGVHDADFRAKVRSAMQGGGPWRGEIIGKRKNGELFPQSVTISAVRDQHGKISHTFSLFSDISVHKDAEARMQRMANYDPLTGLPNLCLLTTLVGQALTETKRSGEHGALLVVEITRLGAISDTLGHDLGNELLCEIGRIFRATLREADVLARLDGHRFAIALLHVEKREHAGIVAEKLLAALAAPIAIAGHSLQVGAHVGITVYNEDGADVPTLIRYADVAVAKAGQSIESNFLFYSEEMNQRAKEHLRIESELRQALQNNELQLYYQPKVSLRSGRIVGAEALLRWRHPLRGLVSPGVFIPVAEETGLILDLGAWVLEEACRQVREWRDANMITPPIAVNLSARQFDAELPNRIAAVLERHQVQPDQINLEITESLLVRGTDKVIAIMNQLVAMGMALALDDFGTGYSSLAYLKKFPISTLKIDRSFVIGLPYEENDCAIARAIVTMAQQLRQEIVAEGVETAEQMAFLRELGCDQLQGYLFSQPVPAADFAAMLREGKRLAFANR; encoded by the coding sequence ATGCATGATGCGATCCAGCGTTGTCTTGCACTGAGCCGCCAAGCACGGAACGAGCAAGGCGACGCGCTGGCGCAGACCCTGACCGCACTGGACGCCGCCCTTCACCAGGCGCAGGCGGCGATCAAGCCGGCCGACCTGCCGCCGCAGGACGCCACGCTGGCGCTCGACCTGACCGGTTACGTCACCGCCTGGAGCATTGGCGCGCAGCAGATGTTCGGCTACACGGCCGACGAAGTGACCGGCCAGCACGTGCTGTTCCTGTACGCCGAGGATGACGACGACGGCAATATCGCCGAACTGTTCTTCGACCACGACCCCGGCGCTTCGGCCGCCCGCACCGAAGTGCGCCGCCGCAAGAAGAACGGCGAGATCATCTGGGTGCACCTGGACATCGAGCTGCGTCCCGACGACGGCGGCATGCTGGTGACGCTGTCGCAAGCCAATCAGACGCTGTCCGACCTCGACAAGGTCAACCTGCACGCGCGCATCATCGAGGACAGCGAGCAGGGCGTGCTGATCACCGACGCGCATGAACGCATCGTCTCGATCAATTCCTCGTTCACCCGCATCACCGGCTATACGCCGGCTGAATCGATCGGCAAAACGCCCGACCTGCTGCGCTCCGGCGTGCACGACGCCGACTTCCGCGCCAAGGTGCGCAGCGCCATGCAGGGCGGCGGGCCGTGGCGCGGCGAGATCATCGGCAAGCGCAAGAATGGCGAGCTGTTCCCGCAGTCGGTGACCATCAGCGCAGTGCGCGACCAGCATGGCAAGATCAGTCATACCTTCTCGCTGTTCTCCGATATCAGCGTGCACAAGGACGCCGAGGCGCGCATGCAACGCATGGCCAACTACGATCCGCTGACCGGGCTGCCGAACCTGTGCCTGCTAACCACGCTGGTGGGCCAGGCGCTGACCGAGACCAAGCGCTCCGGCGAGCACGGCGCGCTGCTGGTGGTGGAAATCACCCGCTTGGGCGCGATCAGCGACACGCTGGGCCACGATCTCGGCAATGAGCTGCTGTGCGAAATCGGCCGCATCTTCCGCGCCACGCTGCGCGAAGCCGACGTGCTGGCGCGGCTGGACGGCCACCGTTTCGCGATCGCGCTGCTGCACGTGGAAAAACGCGAACATGCCGGCATCGTCGCCGAAAAATTGCTGGCCGCGCTGGCGGCGCCGATCGCCATCGCCGGCCACAGCCTGCAAGTCGGCGCGCATGTCGGCATCACGGTCTACAACGAGGACGGCGCCGACGTGCCGACGCTGATCCGCTACGCCGACGTGGCGGTGGCCAAGGCGGGGCAGAGCATCGAGTCCAACTTCCTGTTCTACAGCGAAGAGATGAACCAGCGCGCCAAGGAGCATCTGCGCATCGAAAGCGAGTTGCGGCAGGCGCTGCAAAATAACGAGTTGCAGCTGTATTACCAGCCCAAGGTCAGCCTGCGCAGCGGCCGCATCGTCGGCGCCGAGGCGCTGCTTCGCTGGCGCCATCCGTTGCGCGGGCTGGTGTCGCCGGGCGTGTTCATCCCGGTGGCGGAAGAGACCGGCTTGATCCTCGATCTCGGCGCCTGGGTGCTGGAAGAAGCCTGCCGCCAGGTACGCGAATGGCGCGACGCCAATATGATCACGCCGCCGATCGCGGTCAACCTGTCGGCGCGCCAGTTCGACGCCGAGTTGCCGAATCGCATAGCGGCGGTGCTGGAGCGTCATCAGGTGCAGCCGGACCAGATCAACCTGGAAATTACGGAAAGCCTGCTGGTGCGCGGCACCGACAAGGTGATCGCCATCATGAACCAGCTGGTGGCGATGGGCATGGCGCTGGCGCTGGACGACTTCGGTACCGGCTATTCCAGCCTGGCGTACCTGAAGAAATTCCCGATCAGCACCTTGAAGATCGACCGTTCCTTCGTCATCGGCCTGCCGTATGAAGAAAACGATTGCGCCATCGCCCGCGCCATCGTCACCATGGCGCAGCAGCTGCGCCAGGAGATTGTGGCGGAGGGTGTGGAGACGGCCGAGCAGATGGCTTTCCTGCGCGAACTCGGCTGCGACCAGCTGCAAGGCTACCTGTTCAGCCAGCCGGTGCCGGCGGCCGATTTCGCCGCCATGCTGCGCGAAGGCAAGCGGCTGGCCTTCGCCAATCGTTGA
- a CDS encoding DUF3820 family protein, which yields MNSEKLALLLTREMPYGKYKGRKIADLPGHYLGWFAREGFPSGELGALIALMYELDHNNLRMLLDPLRQPQRSA from the coding sequence ATGAACTCAGAAAAACTCGCCCTGCTGCTGACTCGCGAAATGCCGTACGGGAAGTACAAAGGCCGCAAAATCGCCGACCTGCCCGGCCATTACCTGGGCTGGTTCGCGCGCGAAGGCTTCCCTTCCGGCGAGCTCGGCGCGCTGATCGCGCTGATGTACGAACTCGACCACAACAACCTGCGCATGTTGCTCGATCCCTTGCGCCAGCCACAGCGGTCAGCGTGA
- a CDS encoding VOC family protein — translation MTLQSFRHRMLVGALSVALALPALAMAAPDVAVGPQYDTTHVYVQDADLATFIQSFTGTFGGKASPRAVFTVTPTPSKTASQYVQTPVGMLSVFAFQTPIPYGFGEERTGYLVSDIHSATKAAVEAGADVTVEPFDDPIGKDVIIQWAGGVNMQLYWHTKAPSYAPLHSVPDNRVYVSKVSGDKFIGQFKQFAHAKVTADDKIDGAEIGRAGTEIRRVQLSSGFGKMMVYVSDGKLPFPYGRETTGYQVDDVAATLEKAAANGVKVLVPPVKTSQGNVSAMLQFPGGYISEIHNAAK, via the coding sequence ATGACCTTGCAATCCTTCCGTCACCGCATGCTCGTTGGCGCACTGTCGGTGGCCCTGGCGCTGCCGGCGCTGGCGATGGCGGCGCCGGACGTCGCGGTCGGTCCGCAGTACGACACCACCCATGTGTATGTGCAGGATGCCGATCTCGCGACCTTCATCCAGAGTTTTACCGGTACTTTCGGCGGCAAGGCGAGTCCGCGTGCAGTGTTTACCGTGACGCCGACGCCGAGCAAGACAGCCTCGCAATATGTGCAGACGCCGGTCGGCATGCTGTCGGTGTTTGCGTTCCAGACGCCGATTCCGTATGGCTTCGGCGAGGAGCGCACCGGTTATCTGGTGAGCGATATTCACAGCGCCACCAAGGCGGCGGTGGAGGCGGGCGCCGATGTCACCGTTGAACCGTTTGATGACCCGATCGGCAAGGATGTGATTATCCAATGGGCCGGCGGCGTGAATATGCAGCTGTACTGGCATACCAAGGCGCCGTCATACGCGCCGTTGCATAGCGTGCCGGATAACCGAGTGTATGTGTCCAAGGTCTCGGGCGATAAATTTATCGGCCAGTTCAAGCAGTTTGCGCATGCCAAAGTGACTGCCGATGACAAGATCGATGGCGCGGAAATCGGCCGCGCAGGCACCGAGATTCGCCGCGTGCAGCTGTCGTCCGGCTTCGGCAAGATGATGGTGTATGTCAGCGACGGCAAGCTGCCGTTCCCGTATGGCCGCGAGACCACCGGCTATCAGGTGGATGACGTGGCGGCGACGCTGGAGAAGGCAGCCGCCAATGGCGTCAAGGTGCTGGTGCCGCCGGTGAAAACGAGTCAGGGTAATGTGAGCGCCATGTTGCAGTTCCCGGGCGGTTACATCAGCGAGATTCACAATGCGGCGAAATAG
- the mqo gene encoding malate dehydrogenase (quinone): protein MSDIQVTENHDIVLIGGGIMSATLGTLLKELDPALSIVMLEALHDCAQESSDGWNNAGTGHAANCELNYTPQRADGSIDISKALEVNTEFDISRQLWAYLVGRGAIPDPRAFLHPCPHMSFVWGEENVAFLRARYEAMSAHHCYHGMEYSEDPAVIAEWAPLVIEGRDPQQPIAATRMITGTDVDYGALTHLLVKHLSTQPGFAVRYNSKVEGLQRQDDQSWLVTAEDTRSGAKRHLSARFVFIGAGGGALPLLQKSKIPEAKGYGGFPVSGIWLRCDVDAVSQRHHAKVYGKAASGSPPMSVPHLDTRIIGGKQSLLFGPYAGFSTKLLKYGGLSDLFTTLTHSNIIPLLDVARDNLQLTEYLIGQVMQSAEHQFAALKEFFPRAVQQDWKKAIAGQRVQTIAPHESAGWFKHEEGKLEFGTELVSAADQSLVALLGASPGASTAAYIALEVLQRCFGDQLTEAAWLTKLKAIIPTYGIDLKQDAEACRQSRAATAALLQIENV from the coding sequence ATGAGCGACATTCAAGTCACGGAAAACCACGACATCGTCCTGATTGGTGGCGGCATCATGAGCGCCACGCTGGGCACCCTGCTGAAGGAACTGGACCCGGCGCTGTCCATCGTCATGCTGGAAGCGCTGCACGACTGTGCGCAGGAAAGCTCGGACGGCTGGAATAACGCCGGCACCGGGCACGCCGCCAACTGCGAATTGAATTACACGCCGCAGCGAGCGGACGGCAGCATCGACATCAGCAAGGCGCTGGAGGTCAACACCGAGTTCGACATCTCGCGCCAGCTGTGGGCGTATCTGGTCGGGCGCGGCGCAATCCCCGACCCGCGCGCCTTCCTGCATCCGTGCCCGCACATGAGTTTTGTATGGGGCGAGGAAAATGTCGCCTTCCTGCGCGCGCGGTACGAAGCCATGTCGGCCCACCACTGCTACCACGGCATGGAATACAGCGAAGACCCGGCCGTGATCGCCGAGTGGGCGCCGCTGGTGATCGAAGGTCGCGACCCGCAGCAGCCGATCGCCGCCACCCGCATGATCACCGGGACCGATGTCGACTATGGCGCGCTAACGCACCTGCTGGTCAAACATCTGAGCACACAGCCCGGTTTCGCGGTGCGTTACAACAGCAAGGTAGAAGGTCTGCAGCGGCAGGACGATCAAAGCTGGCTGGTGACGGCGGAAGATACGCGTAGCGGCGCCAAACGCCACCTGTCGGCGCGCTTCGTCTTCATCGGCGCCGGCGGCGGCGCGCTGCCGCTGCTGCAAAAATCGAAAATCCCGGAAGCCAAGGGCTACGGCGGCTTCCCGGTCAGCGGCATCTGGCTGCGCTGCGACGTGGACGCAGTCAGCCAGCGCCACCACGCCAAAGTGTACGGCAAGGCCGCCAGCGGTTCGCCGCCGATGTCGGTACCGCACCTGGACACCCGCATCATCGGCGGCAAGCAGTCCTTGCTATTCGGACCGTATGCCGGTTTTTCCACCAAACTGCTCAAGTACGGCGGCCTGTCGGACCTGTTCACCACGCTCACCCACAGCAATATCATCCCCTTGCTGGACGTCGCCCGCGACAACCTGCAACTGACCGAATACCTGATCGGCCAGGTGATGCAAAGCGCCGAGCACCAGTTTGCCGCGCTGAAGGAATTCTTCCCCAGGGCAGTCCAGCAGGACTGGAAAAAAGCCATCGCCGGCCAGCGCGTGCAAACCATCGCGCCGCATGAAAGCGCTGGCTGGTTCAAGCATGAGGAAGGCAAGCTGGAGTTCGGCACCGAACTGGTGTCGGCCGCCGACCAGTCGCTGGTGGCGCTGCTGGGGGCGTCGCCGGGCGCCTCGACCGCCGCCTACATCGCGCTGGAAGTGCTGCAACGCTGCTTTGGCGACCAGTTGACCGAGGCGGCCTGGCTGACCAAGCTGAAAGCGATCATCCCGACCTACGGCATTGACCTCAAGCAGGACGCCGAAGCTTGCCGCCAAAGCCGCGCCGCCACCGCCGCGCTGCTGCAAATCGAGAACGTCTGA